CCCTGTGGTCTAATCGGTGGGATAGGACTTATCAAATTTTACATTCTGGATCGAAAAAAAAGGAAGGCCAACCTCTTTTCTTGATAAGGAGATACGCTATGAACAGACGCTGGCTAAACCATTGCCTCACTGAAGACGAACGGCTCGAATTTGAGGATCGCGGTTATCTGATCATTGAAAACGCGCTGAGCGACACAAAAAGAAGACAATTGACCAGAGCAGTTGACCGCGTCAATGCCGAAGAACGCGAAAAGCAAAAAATCGAACCCCATAAGCGGGTTCACGAACTCGACTTCATAGGGCGGGATCAGGTATTTATTGACTTGATCGATCACTACACCACATTTCCAAAAGTCTGGGGAATTTTGGGATGGAATATTCAAATCTATCTGGCACACATGGACGTCACGCCTCCCGAACCACCAGATAGCAAACGCGGTTTGGGAATCGGCTGGCATCAGGATACCGGGCGCGTGAATCAGGAAATGGAGACAAGCCCAAGGCCGCGCTTATCAGTCAAAGTGGCCTACTTTCTATCGGATACCAGCGAACCGGGGCGAGGCAATTTTCACGTCATACCGGGAAGCCAGTTAAAAGATACGATGAAATGGCCCAACGGAAATCGCAATCAGATGGTAAAAGGCGCCATACCCGTCCTCGCTCCCCGGGGATCAGCCGTTATTTTTGACCGCCGGTTGTGGCATTCGGCGAGTGCAAATTATTGGACGCAACCCCGCAAGGTGGTCTTCTACGGCTACGCTTATCGCTGGCTTCAAGCGCGCGGCGACTGCAACGTGGAAAATTTCTGGGATCAACTAAGTCCAATCCGAAAGCAGATGTGTCGATATTCCCCTTCGGGCATTCACGGCTACACATCCCCAAAAGAAGAGGACGTACCTTTGAAAAGCTGGATCCGAGAATATCAGGGCAAAGAAGCTGTGATGCCTTGACACGCCCCCTGTGCTTATCCCGTTAATGGTAAAATATCAAACAAAATAGCCCGCGTTGATGTATTTAACACGGGCTATCTATTTTACAGATACCCTTTCGTCTTCTGGCGCAATCATTTACTGTTTTCTGCACTCCTATTTTGGTCTTCCAATGCAGCACGGATGACCTCTATATCAACCTCCGGACAGGCTAACTCTATTGCTTTAAAAATCTTTTGCCGCTCTTCTCGCCGCCCCTCCTGTCGCCACTCCTGTCGTAGTTTTTGACGATATTTTTCAACTGGAACAATCATAAGATTTACCCCCTCTATAATGAAGAATGCTAATGCGATGGCAGCAAGACTTGCAGACCCTATGATATTGATTACTTCAACAATCGCACTGTAATCAACTTCAATAATTTTGTGCCAAAGAACCAGTATAAGTGAAGTATAAAAGAATGCCGAGGCTAAGGATATAAACCATATTCTTTCTTTATCTCCTGTGCTCCAAATAGACACCCTTTCTTCGTCTGTTTTTTCTGCCATCCTGTTACAGCCTCTTTTCGTAATATACTTCCTCTTCATACAATTATAGAGAAAATACATGTCTAACA
This DNA window, taken from Gemmatimonadota bacterium, encodes the following:
- a CDS encoding phytanoyl-CoA dioxygenase family protein, whose protein sequence is MNRRWLNHCLTEDERLEFEDRGYLIIENALSDTKRRQLTRAVDRVNAEEREKQKIEPHKRVHELDFIGRDQVFIDLIDHYTTFPKVWGILGWNIQIYLAHMDVTPPEPPDSKRGLGIGWHQDTGRVNQEMETSPRPRLSVKVAYFLSDTSEPGRGNFHVIPGSQLKDTMKWPNGNRNQMVKGAIPVLAPRGSAVIFDRRLWHSASANYWTQPRKVVFYGYAYRWLQARGDCNVENFWDQLSPIRKQMCRYSPSGIHGYTSPKEEDVPLKSWIREYQGKEAVMP